One Alkalicoccus halolimnae DNA segment encodes these proteins:
- a CDS encoding BCCT family transporter, protein MSEERNNNTTPTSKGELIDYRILVPAVIIMAAMSYPLAANEAQAISILNAVFDQILEVFSWGYLWYGIVLVGAGLYLSFSKYGQVVLGDPAEKPRFNLFEYSSILIAMGVGSTIMRTGMLQWTSVANDPPIGVEPGSSEALLWGNAYSMFLWSFQVFAIFVMVAPAMAYILHVRKRPLMRISEACRCIFGDRFTDGAGGKFLDVIFLISILAGAAVTLGLGTPIVTHNLSALFNLEVTFGLTLIITVIWVLLFSMSAYVGIEKGIKRLSKFNMYLAGGFALFIMTAGPGVFILDYFTDSIAFLLNNYIDMSLYTESLGTGEASHIQTNTVFWFAYSATWAMLHSIFAAKISQGRTIKEMILTYLLAPTLLSWLATGVLGGLGVYRYLTGEVPVLELVQEQERMSVIPEILSTLPFPQIALGVFIVVAMIFLTTTLDSTTYTIAAYTSTKDMSKNEPSKFLRIIVAGIITTFALILMRIGGLEPLEVVSGLLGLPIIIIQFLTIYAAIKMMNQDKAWLNNVRK, encoded by the coding sequence GTGAGTGAAGAAAGAAACAATAATACTACACCAACCAGTAAAGGAGAATTAATAGATTACAGAATATTAGTTCCTGCAGTAATTATTATGGCGGCGATGAGTTATCCTTTAGCAGCAAATGAAGCGCAGGCGATCAGTATCCTGAATGCAGTTTTTGATCAGATTCTTGAAGTGTTCAGCTGGGGATATTTATGGTATGGAATTGTCCTTGTAGGAGCGGGGCTGTACCTTTCCTTTTCCAAATACGGTCAGGTCGTTCTTGGTGATCCGGCAGAGAAGCCGAGATTTAACTTATTTGAATATTCCTCTATACTGATAGCGATGGGAGTAGGTTCCACGATCATGCGTACAGGCATGCTGCAGTGGACTTCCGTAGCGAATGACCCGCCGATCGGGGTAGAACCGGGCTCATCAGAAGCGCTGCTGTGGGGAAATGCCTACAGTATGTTTCTCTGGAGCTTTCAAGTGTTTGCTATATTTGTTATGGTAGCACCAGCAATGGCGTATATTCTTCATGTCAGAAAACGTCCACTGATGAGAATTTCCGAAGCATGCCGCTGTATTTTTGGCGACCGCTTTACAGATGGAGCAGGAGGAAAATTTCTGGATGTTATTTTCCTGATAAGTATTCTTGCAGGAGCTGCAGTCACACTGGGGCTGGGGACACCGATAGTCACACATAACCTTTCAGCGCTTTTCAATCTTGAAGTCACGTTTGGGTTAACATTGATTATTACCGTTATCTGGGTTCTGCTTTTTTCTATGAGTGCTTACGTAGGGATCGAAAAGGGTATAAAACGACTGAGTAAATTTAATATGTATCTGGCTGGTGGATTCGCCCTCTTTATTATGACCGCGGGCCCAGGGGTATTTATTCTCGATTATTTTACAGATTCTATTGCCTTTTTACTGAATAATTATATCGATATGTCGTTGTATACGGAATCCCTGGGTACAGGAGAAGCAAGCCATATCCAGACAAATACAGTCTTCTGGTTCGCATACAGTGCTACCTGGGCAATGCTCCATAGTATTTTTGCCGCGAAAATATCCCAGGGGCGGACGATAAAAGAAATGATACTTACGTATCTTCTGGCTCCGACACTGCTTTCCTGGTTAGCAACCGGTGTCCTTGGAGGCCTGGGAGTCTACCGTTATTTAACCGGTGAAGTACCGGTACTTGAACTCGTACAAGAACAGGAGCGCATGTCCGTTATTCCGGAAATTTTATCAACGCTGCCATTTCCACAGATTGCGCTTGGAGTATTTATCGTTGTCGCCATGATATTCTTGACGACGACGCTGGACTCTACAACGTATACAATTGCAGCTTATACAAGTACGAAAGATATGAGTAAGAATGAACCTTCTAAATTCCTGAGAATCATTGTAGCCGGTATAATTACAACTTTCGCTTTAATTTTAATGAGAATCGGCGGGCTGGAACCGCTTGAAGTTGTTTCAGGGCTTCTCGGTCTGCCGATTATCATCATACAATTTCTGACGATTTACGCTGCTATAAAGATGATGAATCAGGATAAAGCGTGGCTTAATAACGTGAGAAAATAA
- the rpsD gene encoding 30S ribosomal protein S4, whose product MSRYTGPSWKISRRLGISLSGTGKELQKRPYGPGQHGPNSRKKNTEYGTQLQEKQKLRYLYGMTERQFHRVFEIAGKREGKHGENFMILLESRLDNLVYRLGLARTRRQARQIVNHGHVTVDGGRVDIPSYRVVPGQKISLREKSQNMDIIKEAVEVNDFVPAYLEFDADKMEGTFTRLPERSELPAEINEPLIVEWYSR is encoded by the coding sequence ATGTCTCGATACACAGGACCAAGTTGGAAAATCTCCCGTCGACTGGGAATTTCTCTAAGCGGCACGGGCAAAGAGCTTCAAAAGCGTCCATACGGCCCAGGCCAGCACGGACCTAACTCCCGCAAGAAGAACACAGAATACGGTACTCAGCTTCAGGAAAAGCAGAAGCTCCGCTACCTTTATGGAATGACTGAGCGTCAATTCCACCGCGTTTTTGAAATTGCAGGCAAGCGCGAAGGTAAGCACGGTGAAAACTTCATGATTCTTCTTGAATCCCGTCTCGATAACCTCGTTTATCGTCTCGGCCTGGCACGTACACGCCGACAGGCTCGTCAGATCGTAAACCACGGTCACGTAACTGTAGACGGCGGCCGGGTGGATATCCCATCTTACCGCGTTGTACCTGGTCAGAAGATTTCTCTTAGAGAGAAATCCCAGAATATGGATATCATTAAAGAAGCAGTAGAAGTTAACGACTTTGTACCTGCCTATCTTGAGTTTGACGCTGATAAAATGGAAGGAACGTTCACACGTCTTCCAGAGCGTTCTGAACTCCCTGCAGAAATTAACGAACCACTTATCGTTGAATGGTATTCCCGTTAA
- a CDS encoding CBS and ACT domain-containing protein, translating to MRVEEVMQKNIIPIDPSDTVQNAMKLMNGNRVRHLPVLDPQTSELIGIVSNRDLRELDNDKTIQSVMIDNVHTAFPGDFVEEAAYMMLENRIHCLPVVSNTEKVIGILTDTDLLQTLVRLTGSDRPSSRVEVEVPDESGQLAAVTATAKQYSLNIQSIFVIPSAQNRMRIVMRIQTMNPQAFVKALKHQGYDIIWPEEPEMK from the coding sequence ATGCGCGTAGAAGAAGTTATGCAGAAGAATATCATTCCTATTGATCCATCAGATACAGTCCAAAATGCGATGAAGTTAATGAACGGAAACAGAGTCCGCCACCTCCCGGTTCTTGATCCTCAGACAAGTGAACTCATCGGGATTGTTTCCAATCGAGACCTCCGGGAACTGGATAATGACAAAACCATTCAGAGTGTAATGATAGATAATGTACATACCGCCTTCCCAGGAGATTTTGTAGAGGAAGCTGCCTACATGATGCTTGAAAACCGGATACACTGCCTGCCGGTTGTTTCTAATACTGAAAAAGTTATCGGCATTCTGACTGACACGGATCTGCTGCAGACTCTCGTCCGTTTAACTGGGTCAGACCGGCCTTCCTCCAGAGTCGAGGTCGAGGTGCCGGATGAAAGCGGTCAGCTTGCTGCTGTCACTGCCACTGCAAAGCAGTATTCACTTAATATTCAAAGCATTTTTGTTATTCCTTCCGCACAGAATCGCATGCGCATCGTTATGCGTATCCAGACGATGAATCCGCAGGCCTTCGTAAAGGCTCTCAAACACCAAGGCTATGACATAATCTGGCCGGAAGAACCGGAGATGAAATAA
- the hisJ gene encoding histidinol-phosphatase HisJ, whose amino-acid sequence MLHDGHVHSPFCPHGSKDSLDSYVEKAAARGLKSITFTEHAPLPERFIDPVPEQDSSMDRQVLDEYLRAVETVKEKYKNIIEIRTGLEIDYIEGFEKETTDFLNEIGPFLDDAILSVHFLKTKKGYVCIDFDEHAFQRFAEDCGSLKAAYEAYYDAVEKSIKTDLGLYKPKRIGHMTLVHKFKKLFPAGFDDTPLIRSILDAALKYQVSLDINTAGIRKMHCGEPYPPLPVIKEAFSRGIPLMYGSDAHMSSDVGKDYETVAPFLK is encoded by the coding sequence ATGCTTCACGACGGCCATGTTCATTCTCCTTTTTGTCCGCACGGTTCCAAAGACAGTCTCGATTCCTACGTCGAAAAGGCTGCCGCAAGAGGTCTGAAATCAATCACTTTCACGGAACACGCTCCTCTGCCGGAAAGATTTATCGATCCTGTTCCAGAGCAGGACAGTTCCATGGACAGACAGGTTCTCGACGAATACCTGCGTGCTGTAGAAACTGTCAAAGAAAAGTATAAAAATATCATTGAAATCCGCACCGGTCTGGAAATTGATTATATTGAAGGATTTGAAAAAGAAACGACTGATTTTCTGAACGAGATCGGCCCGTTTCTGGATGACGCGATTCTATCTGTTCATTTTCTCAAAACGAAAAAGGGGTATGTCTGTATCGACTTTGATGAGCATGCTTTCCAGCGCTTCGCTGAAGACTGCGGATCTTTAAAAGCAGCCTATGAAGCTTATTATGACGCGGTCGAAAAATCAATTAAGACAGACCTGGGTCTCTATAAACCGAAGCGGATCGGCCATATGACTCTCGTCCATAAATTTAAAAAACTTTTTCCTGCCGGATTCGACGACACCCCCCTTATCAGAAGTATACTCGATGCTGCCCTGAAGTATCAGGTCTCTTTAGACATAAATACAGCAGGAATACGAAAAATGCACTGCGGGGAACCCTATCCTCCACTTCCCGTTATTAAGGAAGCTTTCTCAAGAGGTATTCCACTTATGTACGGATCGGATGCCCACATGAGCTCTGACGTTGGAAAGGATTACGAAACAGTCGCTCCATTTTTAAAATAG
- a CDS encoding transglycosylase domain-containing protein yields MREKLSSWRNKSGRRSAVKITKGFRITSAVMWNLILVVFIIGLIMAAFAGGAGAGYFASLVQDEPIRDAQELQDSIYDFEETSEVYFANNEYLGNLTTPLERSQISLDDVSENLVNAVIATEDEYFYDHEGIVPKALMRAVFQDFTNAATQTGGSTLTQQLVKNQVLSNEVTHDRKAAEILLAMRLERFMDKDEILEAYLNIVPFGRNASGRQIAGAQAAAEGIFGTEVSELNVPQSAFIAGLPQSPFAYTPFTSAGEQKESIDAALIRMSTVLDRMEQSGYISEEEYQEALDYDISADFTDPEPSSLDEYPYIVDAVESEARDEIMNVLMEEDDIVLDEIEDEDYRALTRSRYTEAAAEEMQRGGFEIHTTIHKDIYDAQQEAVQDFEHFAPNESLMVTVGEEGEEEEVEIDYMEQTGAVMIDNYTGGIISFVGGRDYEESNFNRATGNMRRQTGSTMKSLLTYAVGFETGDLQPGYITPDIPYEYEQDEFDDSEPQEVPNFDGDHSGMITAREALSRSRNVPAVREMAFMDRDVLREALVDYGFEPYFTGSEPNPSTPLGTIGMNVEANTSAFSTFGNDGKRRESHMISRIEDANGNIVFEQDTEQETDILSSETNYMMIDVMRDVLESGLGTAPQLPGFLEFESDLAGKTGTSNEIRDAWFVGFNPNFTMGIWLGYDTEEISVPQEHNGIDYGPRTQRLWADLANAAYGVNEQLVAPNEEFTQPDTVVEEEFCGLTGMEADDACEDAGFVVTDLFNEDYSPSERSEDADRIDYVEVDETNYLALDSTPSEFTRTGTASMNERFDFSGEEFSDYVPDDWNNLIGASEEAPDNGTTPGTMPNLDSSSSSISWDSHPEEDVIGYRVYYSSDGSDFSEVESVRWDQDFEYSGSAGSYRVTAVDVAGRESNPSSTVTVGEGSSDSDEEDSSGNSSNDNEDNSGGGNNSNNESGSPENSEDNNNNGDNSNGGQTDGVNSTSNGINNTGSSNNDGSNNADSSNGSAAAENEGNNDSNSNNNSSGNGNNSGNNSNSVNNANNNAASTPESNSGDNAGGGNEGSNNSSENNSGLNNEPAGNSGSSNENNANNSSNTNSGNNSSSNNEPADNSGSSNENNVNNSSNTNSGNNSSSNNEPADNSGSSNENNVNNSSNTNSGNNSSSNNEPADNSGSSNENNVNNSSNTNSGNNSSSNNEPADNSGSSNENNVNNSSNTNSGNNSSSNNEPADNSGSSNENNVNNSSNTNSGNNSSSNNEPADNSGSSNENNVNNSSNNNSGENEANISGNNSSNNEENNNAAGNNSGNNSTNSSNNESVSNSAEDNTPVDNSENNSNNNNSSGNNSESTNSDNNTENNTESSNS; encoded by the coding sequence GTGAGGGAAAAATTGTCTTCATGGAGAAATAAATCAGGCAGACGAAGTGCCGTTAAAATTACAAAAGGATTTCGAATTACCTCTGCAGTGATGTGGAATTTAATACTTGTAGTATTCATTATTGGTTTAATTATGGCTGCTTTTGCCGGAGGAGCAGGCGCAGGTTATTTCGCCTCCCTCGTGCAGGATGAACCGATACGTGACGCTCAGGAATTACAAGACAGTATTTACGATTTTGAAGAAACCTCAGAAGTTTATTTTGCCAATAACGAATACCTTGGTAATTTAACTACCCCCCTCGAACGCAGTCAGATAAGCCTTGATGATGTTTCTGAAAACCTCGTCAATGCTGTTATCGCGACAGAGGATGAGTATTTCTACGACCATGAAGGCATCGTCCCAAAAGCATTAATGAGAGCGGTATTCCAGGATTTCACTAATGCAGCCACACAAACCGGAGGCAGTACCCTCACTCAGCAGCTTGTTAAAAATCAGGTGCTTTCCAATGAGGTTACCCACGACCGGAAAGCTGCAGAAATTCTCCTGGCTATGCGTTTAGAAAGATTTATGGATAAAGATGAAATTCTTGAAGCCTACCTTAACATCGTTCCTTTCGGACGTAACGCTTCAGGACGTCAGATCGCAGGAGCACAGGCAGCGGCTGAAGGGATTTTCGGCACGGAAGTTTCCGAATTAAATGTCCCTCAATCCGCCTTCATTGCCGGACTCCCGCAAAGTCCTTTTGCTTATACTCCGTTTACTTCTGCAGGAGAACAAAAAGAATCCATTGATGCCGCTCTTATCCGTATGAGTACCGTACTCGACAGAATGGAACAGAGTGGATACATCAGCGAAGAGGAATATCAGGAAGCGCTGGACTATGATATTAGTGCCGATTTCACTGACCCTGAGCCTTCCAGCCTCGATGAATATCCATATATTGTCGATGCCGTCGAAAGCGAAGCTCGTGATGAGATCATGAACGTTCTTATGGAGGAAGACGACATTGTTCTTGATGAAATTGAAGATGAAGATTATCGTGCTCTTACGCGGAGCCGTTACACAGAAGCGGCAGCTGAAGAAATGCAGCGTGGCGGCTTCGAAATTCATACAACGATTCATAAAGACATTTACGATGCGCAGCAGGAGGCAGTACAGGATTTTGAGCATTTCGCCCCTAATGAATCTCTTATGGTCACTGTTGGAGAAGAGGGTGAAGAAGAAGAAGTCGAAATTGATTATATGGAGCAGACCGGTGCGGTTATGATTGATAACTATACCGGAGGCATTATCAGTTTTGTCGGCGGTCGAGACTACGAAGAAAGTAATTTCAACCGTGCTACAGGAAATATGCGCCGTCAGACCGGATCGACGATGAAGTCCCTGCTCACTTATGCTGTAGGGTTCGAAACTGGAGATCTTCAGCCGGGTTATATCACCCCTGATATTCCATATGAGTACGAACAGGATGAATTCGATGACTCAGAACCTCAGGAAGTTCCAAACTTCGATGGTGACCATTCAGGGATGATTACGGCCCGCGAAGCTCTTTCCCGCTCCCGCAACGTACCGGCAGTTAGAGAAATGGCTTTTATGGACCGTGACGTATTAAGAGAGGCTCTCGTGGACTATGGTTTTGAACCTTACTTTACCGGAAGTGAACCAAACCCATCCACTCCTCTTGGAACCATTGGGATGAACGTGGAAGCCAACACAAGCGCCTTCTCCACCTTTGGCAACGACGGTAAAAGAAGAGAATCTCACATGATCAGCCGCATTGAAGATGCGAATGGAAATATTGTTTTTGAACAGGATACCGAACAGGAAACCGACATTCTTTCTTCGGAAACGAATTATATGATGATCGATGTGATGAGAGACGTTCTCGAATCCGGACTCGGCACAGCTCCACAGCTCCCTGGATTCCTCGAATTTGAATCTGACCTTGCCGGTAAAACGGGTACGAGTAATGAAATAAGGGATGCCTGGTTTGTCGGCTTTAACCCAAACTTCACAATGGGAATCTGGCTCGGATATGATACCGAAGAAATATCAGTACCTCAGGAACATAATGGAATTGATTACGGGCCGCGTACGCAGAGGCTGTGGGCAGATCTGGCAAATGCCGCCTACGGTGTAAACGAACAGCTCGTCGCTCCAAATGAAGAATTTACTCAGCCTGATACAGTCGTTGAAGAAGAATTTTGTGGATTAACAGGAATGGAAGCAGACGATGCGTGTGAAGATGCTGGATTTGTAGTGACTGACTTATTTAACGAAGACTACTCTCCTTCTGAACGCTCTGAAGACGCAGACCGCATCGATTATGTGGAAGTCGATGAAACAAATTATCTTGCTCTTGACAGCACGCCTTCCGAATTCACAAGAACCGGAACCGCTTCAATGAATGAACGTTTTGATTTTTCCGGCGAAGAATTTTCCGATTACGTACCTGATGACTGGAACAATTTAATCGGTGCAAGCGAAGAAGCTCCGGATAACGGTACGACCCCGGGAACAATGCCAAATCTGGACAGCTCTTCATCTTCTATTTCCTGGGATTCCCACCCTGAAGAAGATGTGATCGGCTACCGCGTCTATTATTCCAGCGATGGCAGTGATTTTTCCGAAGTTGAAAGTGTCCGCTGGGATCAGGATTTTGAATACTCCGGCAGTGCAGGCAGCTATCGGGTTACAGCTGTAGATGTAGCAGGAAGAGAGTCTAATCCGAGCAGTACTGTAACGGTTGGTGAAGGCAGCTCGGATTCAGATGAGGAGGATAGTTCCGGGAACTCCTCCAATGATAATGAAGATAATTCCGGCGGCGGAAACAACTCGAACAATGAGTCTGGCAGCCCGGAGAATTCTGAGGACAATAATAATAACGGGGATAATTCCAACGGCGGCCAGACCGACGGAGTAAACTCCACCAGTAACGGTATTAACAATACCGGTTCCTCAAACAACGACGGCAGTAATAACGCTGATTCCAGCAATGGCAGTGCTGCCGCAGAAAACGAAGGAAATAATGATAGTAATTCCAATAATAACAGCAGCGGAAATGGCAATAACTCAGGGAACAACAGCAACTCTGTAAACAATGCCAATAATAACGCAGCCAGCACCCCGGAAAGTAACTCCGGGGATAATGCTGGCGGCGGCAACGAAGGTTCGAACAACAGTTCCGAAAATAACAGCGGCTTGAACAATGAGCCTGCCGGAAACTCCGGCAGCAGCAACGAGAATAACGCGAACAACAGTTCCAACACTAACTCCGGGAATAACAGCAGCTCCAACAACGAGCCTGCTGACAACTCCGGCAGCAGTAATGAGAACAACGTGAACAACAGTTCCAACACTAACTCCGGAAATAACAGCAGCTCCAACAACGAGCCTGCTGACAACTCCGGCAGCAGCAATGAAAATAACGTGAACAACAGTTCCAACACTAACTCCGGAAATAACAGCAGCTCCAACAACGAGCCTGCTGACAACTCCGGCAGCAGCAATGAAAATAACGTGAACAACAGTTCCAACACTAACTCCGGAAATAACAGCAGCTCCAACAACGAGCCTGCTGACAACTCCGGCAGCAGCAATGAAAATAACGTGAACAACAGTTCCAACACTAACTCCGGAAATAACAGCAGCTCCAACAACGAGCCTGCTGATAACTCCGGCAGCAGCAATGAGAACAACGTGAACAACAGTTCCAACACTAACTCCGGAAATAACAGCAGCTCCAACAACGAGCCTGCTGATAACTCCGGCAGCAGCAATGAAAATAACGTGAACAACAGTTCTAACAATAATAGTGGAGAAAATGAAGCAAACATCTCTGGAAATAACTCCTCGAATAATGAGGAGAATAACAACGCTGCCGGAAACAACTCAGGAAATAACTCCACCAATAGTTCCAATAACGAAAGTGTCTCAAATTCAGCAGAGGACAATACACCTGTTGATAATTCGGAAAATAACAGTAATAACAACAATTCTTCCGGAAATAATTCTGAAAGTACGAATTCAGATAACAATACCGAAAACAACACAGAAAGCAGCAATTCCTGA
- a CDS encoding GAF domain-containing protein, with protein sequence MAQSSALKDQYNLLGKQLDALLEGEHDTIANLSNASALLNQFLDEVNWTGFYLWKNDELILGPFQGNPACVHIAYGKGVCGTAVKDRETKRVADVHAFPGHIACDAASNSEIVVPLFKDGEVFGVLDIDSPLKERFTEEDQQGIEAFAQILEKHL encoded by the coding sequence ATGGCGCAGTCCTCAGCCCTAAAAGACCAATATAATCTGCTTGGAAAACAGCTTGATGCTCTTCTCGAAGGAGAACACGACACTATTGCCAACTTAAGCAACGCTTCTGCTTTATTGAATCAGTTTTTAGACGAAGTGAACTGGACAGGGTTTTACCTCTGGAAAAACGACGAATTAATTCTCGGTCCTTTTCAAGGAAATCCGGCCTGTGTCCACATCGCTTATGGAAAAGGAGTGTGCGGAACTGCAGTCAAGGATAGAGAGACGAAGCGTGTAGCCGATGTCCACGCTTTTCCCGGTCATATCGCATGTGATGCTGCTTCTAATTCTGAAATTGTCGTCCCTCTTTTCAAAGATGGGGAAGTTTTTGGAGTGCTTGATATCGACAGTCCTCTTAAGGAGCGATTTACAGAAGAAGATCAGCAGGGCATAGAAGCTTTTGCACAAATACTCGAAAAGCATCTGTAG
- a CDS encoding GNAT family N-acetyltransferase, translated as MKHRKTFHSIEHTGKENRKFTIAGPISTEAIEQAEFDEGLKAFRNPDKQKEALINVSKLEESRIIAATEGNKIVGYAVYLYPDEMERWSQYNYENLIELGAIEVSKDYRGHALAKHILQVTMMDPAVEDYIIITTEYYWHWDLRGTGLSIWEYRDIMEKVMNSGGLIWYATDDPEICSHPANCLMARVGSRVPNDSVHEFDRVRFQNRYMI; from the coding sequence GTGAAACACCGGAAAACCTTTCATTCAATTGAACATACCGGTAAAGAAAACAGGAAATTTACTATCGCTGGCCCGATCTCAACTGAGGCAATTGAACAGGCTGAATTCGATGAAGGCCTCAAAGCTTTCAGGAATCCGGATAAACAAAAAGAAGCACTCATTAACGTTTCTAAATTAGAGGAAAGCCGGATTATTGCGGCTACTGAAGGAAACAAAATTGTCGGTTATGCTGTTTACCTTTACCCCGACGAGATGGAAAGATGGTCCCAGTACAATTATGAGAACCTCATCGAACTTGGGGCCATCGAAGTATCCAAAGATTACAGAGGCCACGCCCTGGCAAAGCATATTCTTCAGGTAACGATGATGGATCCGGCTGTTGAAGATTATATTATTATTACAACAGAATATTACTGGCACTGGGATTTAAGAGGAACTGGATTGTCGATCTGGGAATACAGGGATATAATGGAAAAAGTCATGAATTCCGGCGGGCTTATCTGGTACGCAACAGATGATCCCGAAATATGCTCCCACCCGGCTAACTGTCTGATGGCTCGTGTCGGCAGCCGTGTTCCTAACGATTCTGTTCATGAATTCGACCGCGTCCGCTTCCAGAACCGCTATATGATTTAA
- the tyrS gene encoding tyrosine--tRNA ligase — MTLLEELKFRGLINQVTNEEKLEELMKKESIKLYCGFDPTGDSLHIGHLLTIITLRRFQLDGHRPYPLVGGATGLIGDPSGKNAERTLNEQNVVEHYSDKIKAQLERFLDFNDENGAMLVNNYDWIGEMSVIDFLRDTGKHFSVNYMLAKESVEARIQSGISFTEFTYQILQSLDFYYLHKKYGVKLQIGGSDQWGNITAGLELIRRMYGTEEGDREQAFGFTIPLVTKADGQKFGKTEGGAIWLDPEKTSPYEFYQFLLNTDDSDVIKFIKYFTFLSDKEIEDLETEVLKRPHERAAQRRLAEELTKFVHGSEALKQAENITHALFGKGDLKSLTAKEVEQGFKDVPSYDVKGEKRNLIDLLVEAGISSSKRQAREDVNNGAVYINGTRCQEVDKEVEDEDKLEGTFTIIRRGKKKFFLINWKK; from the coding sequence ATGACGCTTTTAGAAGAACTGAAATTCCGAGGTCTGATAAATCAAGTGACAAATGAAGAAAAGCTGGAAGAACTGATGAAAAAAGAATCAATTAAGCTGTACTGCGGGTTTGATCCGACAGGCGACAGCCTTCATATCGGTCATCTTCTCACGATTATAACGCTGCGCCGTTTTCAGCTCGACGGGCACCGGCCGTATCCTCTCGTAGGAGGAGCTACAGGACTGATTGGCGACCCGAGCGGGAAAAATGCAGAAAGAACGCTTAATGAGCAGAATGTAGTCGAACATTACAGTGATAAAATCAAAGCGCAGCTGGAGAGATTTCTGGATTTTAATGACGAAAACGGAGCAATGCTCGTAAATAACTATGATTGGATCGGAGAGATGTCAGTCATTGATTTTCTCCGTGACACAGGGAAGCATTTCAGCGTGAATTACATGCTTGCCAAAGAGTCTGTAGAGGCACGGATTCAAAGCGGAATTTCCTTTACTGAATTTACTTATCAAATCCTGCAGTCACTTGATTTTTACTACCTTCATAAAAAATACGGGGTCAAGCTGCAGATAGGCGGGAGTGATCAATGGGGAAATATTACTGCCGGGTTGGAATTAATACGCCGCATGTATGGAACAGAGGAAGGCGATAGAGAACAGGCATTTGGTTTTACGATTCCCCTCGTTACGAAGGCTGACGGACAGAAATTCGGAAAAACCGAAGGCGGAGCGATCTGGCTGGATCCGGAAAAAACGTCTCCATACGAGTTTTATCAGTTTCTGTTAAATACAGACGACAGCGACGTCATTAAATTTATTAAATATTTTACTTTCCTTTCAGACAAAGAAATTGAAGATCTGGAAACAGAAGTTCTGAAACGTCCACATGAACGTGCAGCCCAGAGGCGGCTTGCGGAAGAGCTTACTAAATTTGTGCACGGAAGCGAAGCGTTAAAACAGGCCGAAAATATTACACATGCTTTATTCGGGAAAGGGGATCTGAAATCATTAACTGCGAAAGAAGTAGAGCAGGGTTTCAAAGACGTACCTTCCTATGACGTCAAGGGAGAAAAAAGAAACCTGATTGATCTTCTCGTGGAAGCCGGGATCTCTTCGTCAAAACGTCAGGCAAGGGAAGACGTGAATAACGGCGCTGTATATATTAACGGAACCCGCTGCCAGGAAGTGGACAAAGAGGTAGAGGACGAAGATAAATTAGAAGGTACGTTCACGATTATCCGCCGTGGTAAAAAGAAATTCTTTCTGATTAACTGGAAAAAATGA